TGGGCCTCGACGCCAAAGCGGTCGGCGCTCTGCAGTCTTACCTGGCTGTCAACGGCGTCAAAATCGTAGATGAGTACGAGGCAGCAGTCCACCTCAACGGTGAGGAGCCCAAGGCGGATGACTTCCAGCGTGTTTCGATTTCCGCGTATCGTGCTACCCGCTATCTCTTCCAGCAGCACACCGTTCAAGTAGAGCatgcgctggaggagcttcAGGTAGCGATGGGTGGCAACGTGCCAAGTGCCAAGAAACTCTTGAATCTGCACGAGGAGCTGTACGACCTGCTTGACATGGTGTACCTGCGCTCCGAAAAGCCCAACAAGCAACTTGTCATGAAGCTCATCGCGATGCCGCAGCGGGTGTCGGACATCGTCGACGCCATAGAGCCCGAGATGCAGCTTGTCTATCACCGCTATTTCAAGAGCTACATGAACCACattcaacagcagcagcgcgcggccCGTGGCGGGGGTGCTCACCCGCGCTAATACATTTCTCATTGTACTGTCATCTGTGCATTCACCGCCATTTtatccaccccaccccctcggcactcatcccctccccctgatGGCTGTAGgagcacctcagcgcggAGCATCTCTCAGGGCCCAGCGTCCATTCCAGGCGGAACCCGGGCAGGACCCTCTGCCctcctgccagtgccgaactgcttctggcgctgacggggccaggcacccacgacgtagcgaggtgagagcgatgcaccgctacggatgccggcggtcaggtcgtggatggcgcggcgtcggagcggcctgcgacggTGAGCACGCCTGTACCATCCATACGATAGACAGAGTGTCAtcgtgactcgagcgcatcccGCCCGGCACGAcggggagcggctgtgaggggCGACCTGCGGAACGGGTGGTAGGCCAAGCCTGAGGCAGAGGTCGTGCTCAGGCGACGGTGAGtcggcgcagtgctgcaacGCGTGCACTACGGGTGCTCTGCACGACGCAATTGGGCCTGTGACAGaccgaggaggggggaggcggggtaGAGCGAGCGGAGGCTCTATGGCAGAGAAGGGGTCacgtcgagcagcacgcaaacaaccacaaccacgaaaaaaaaaggcgtgGCACACTATGCACACCGACTTGCGGCATCTggcggaggaaaagaaagcggtaaaggaggaagtgggcagcagagagagaacagaagagggaggaagcgcTTCAAGAGACGGCCGTATGCTAGATATCCGCTTACTGTAGCTGCTGAGGTGCCTTGCTTTGTTTCTCGATGTATTTGCCCAAGGCATTGTGTGATTTCTCTCTGGGCCACCTCATCACCAATGTCTAAAGCGTAAAGATACACCTTCTGTTTGCCTAAAGGATGGGATTGAAAAGAAGGAAACAGCTGAGAGGTGGGCCAGCATTCATCGTACGTCGACCTGCTaccctcttcgcctcctttGTGGATTTGGTGTCagtctcctcctcgtgtgAAAGAAGGGAGGCAAATGGGGAGACGGGGTTGCACAACTGGCGCCGTCAGGTCAACGTTGTCAAAGAGTAGCGGAGAGAATGATGTCGCACTACATTACGAACTCTTCCCGAAAGAACGATTTATACCCGCAAGGACGGCTGATCGCATCAGTCATGAACAACTTCACATATAtgtttcgtttttctttctaGGCGGCAGTCGTACTACGAACCGACTTCCATATGTATCTGGACTTACTCTCTTAATAAGTCTGTCGCTCatgctctccgcctcttcctctcttcatcaccaccaccaccctccccgtccctcccccacgtCTGATGCACATGGACACATGGGAAGTATTATACACACGAGTGCGTAGAAATACGACCTTTTCACCAACCGAGAAACGAGTCACAGTGTGATGGCCAAGTtagagcagcgcgcgctccAAAAGCCGCGAGGGAACCCAAAGCACAAGTTGGACGCTCTCAGCGCAAGGATGAGCGCCAAGCAAAGGTGGAACAAGAAGATgcgggagaaggagcgcatTCAGCGCGTGCGCAACTTGTCTCAGCAGCTCAAAGACGAAATTAACGCGGAGCAGAAACGTGCTGCTGAGGCTCGCAAGGCAAATCAGCAGCGTAAAATCGacaacgaaaagaagaaTATGGTCGTTCAGAACATCAAGAACGAGAAGGCAATTCGAAAACTGAGCCCGAAGCACCGCCGTGCCGCGCGCATCTTCATGCTACATGAGCTCAACTAGTGACTGCAGTGGCCACTGCTTCTTTATACCCACGCCATTCTGTGTTACTTAACCTTTTTGTATCCCGGTTGATGTCACGTGCATCTCTGCATTTTTATGCGCGTGCAGCACTATCCCTGTTCGGGTAAGATATGACGTGTAAGCTGATATTATGAGACACTGagtcacccacccactcccaAAAAGAGCAACAAACCGACACACGTGCCGTCTTTTAAACCGCCGATGGGTGGTGCCGGGGTCTCTTGTGTATGGAGAAGAGCCCTCCTTGGCGTTGCAATGCGCGCTAAATGGGAAAAACGGCGCGCTGGCTTTTTCCACCGGTGACGCTGCCAGAGGGCCCCCTCAACGGGTGGACTTCACGGAGGCGGGCAGCAACGTCAAAAAGATGACGTCTCGACTGTCGTCAACCTCCTTGAGCATCAGTCTCGGCAAtcatctcctccctcctcgcttcGTCCCTCTTCAtactccctctcctccacctttcTGACCTTGTTGCCGTTGCTTGGCCTCCACCACTCTCGCCTGAAAAGCGGCTGTCCACCGTTGCAGTATTGCTCGCTGGCTGAAGGTTTTGTGCACCTGCGGCTCGTGAAGTCACGGGAATCGTGCAGCAACGCAAGACACGGGTGTAGCGctgctttcttcttttttgttgttgttgttgctgttgttatTCGCTTTCTATTTGTCTTTAATTTGTTGGACGTGAGCAGCCATTGGCCCTACATGCGCCAGCGGGTGGACTGGTTAATTTGCCTGAAGCGTCTGGGGTGTGCAACGACAACACCCTCATTGTTTTCTGATTACTCTCTTTGGACGTCATATATTGCGTAATCGgtctctgctctccttcttcctcattGTGATCTCCTAAGCCTCGTCTCATTCACCATCAACAAAAAGGCCTGCCGGTACAGACAACGCAGGCGAAGACACGCGGGACTTCGCACGGCTCATGCGAAAGGTGTCTGTATCTGTACTTTTTCATTACTCCCTTCCTTTATTGTCTGTGCCTCCGCCATTCCtcgctcccctcttttctggtgtgctcttctccaccacTGTTCATCCCTGCATCGTTGGAGCCATCCTTTGAAAGCGatccctctgtgtgtgtgtgtgtgtgtgtgtgtgtatttaTCAGCAGAGTCGCGTGTCTCctttgggtgtgtgtgtgtgtgtgtgtttgtgtgtgtgtgtgtgtgtgcgcgcccCTGTCGGTGTCCGCGTCATTCCAGTGCTGTTTTACTTCCTTCGTGTTTCTTTGTTGCTCGCTTGGTTCTCTTTCCCTACTGTCTTTTGCTGTTGCCGTTGTGCATACCCTCTTTCACAGATAGAGTAGCTCTCCACAGCAGTAGTAGCACGCAATAGATAAACTCATTAACGTCACCCGCCCTCACGCCTTCTTTTATGTAGcctctacacacgcacacacacatacctcCCTTTTCGCCGCCCTTCCACAACTTCACAAGCGGTGCGGAAAACGTTGCCATCTTCTGCCTCTTTTTGTTCCCGCAACGTCGTTTGCGTTTGTATGGGTTGCTATCGTTGAGCAGTGGGGCCACCGCACTCGGACACGCGACACGCATACGCCCATGCACCCTCGGTCAGAAGCACAaagcttcttctctttctttcccctgcTCTCTAGACCACCACACCTCCCTCACACGAGGTGCAGACAACGTCGGACACTCGTTTAGTGCTCACTCGTGCGCGCTTTTCTTCAGATACACAGACACCAAACATCTACACAGACGCATCGTATGAATacgcagtgctgcactcCGCCTTCGAtgggcggtggtgatgatCTCTTCCTAGCCTCCTGCCAGTATCAGCTGTTTGcgaacgaggaggaagaccaAGAAGTGGAAAATACGGCACTTCAGACGAGTGTAACCATACGACCGTCCGATAGCTTTCCGCGTCTCGTCCAATCGTACTCATCTGAGGAAATACCGCCAAGCGGCCTGCTCGACACTAACGTGGAACTGCCCTCACCCCCGCGCCTGCCACGCTCTCCGCGGCGCGCTTTTCAGCCTATCTCGATCAACCTCCCTGGGGACAGCTGCTTCGGACGAACCACCTTTCAGGGGTGTTCAGTCGAAGCGACTGCCAGTGACAACATCACAAACACACTCTGGCCTCCCCCTACCACATCGACGCaacccacctccgcctccacggtggcaccagcagcaaaTGTGGGCGCAACACATCTGCAGACACCAGAAGTGCAACGCACGAACCACACCGTGACCACTCCGAACATAATAGGGCAACTTCTCTACACTCCCCAGATACCGCCGGTGTGCCAGGCATGGCGAACCAACCTGGATGCTGAGCTTGACACCGTGAGCAGACGCTGGGCACCCGACCAGATGCCGTCCATTACGATGCTTATCGACAACGCTCTCTACGTCGGCGGATTTCCAGATTCTCAGACTGtgtcgcagctgcacgcgctggGCATCCGCCACATTGTCAATTGCTGCGCGCAGGACATTCGTACAGTCCCCGAAGTGGCTTCGAGCTTCCACTTGCACAACTTGGAGTCATTTGACACGGAAGAGTATTTGATTCTCCACCGCAACTACGACGTTTTTGCCGGGCTGATCTCCACTATTctggaaaagggggagagggtgttCGTGCACTGCGTCGCTGGTGTGAATCGCAGCGTGGTACTGTGCGCGGCGTACCTCATGGAGCGTCTTTCGCTGAACCCAGTGGAGGCAATTCGTGTGTTTCGTACCAATGGGCGCACACGCATCTTAGACAACAAAGGATTCCGCCATCAGCTCGTTGATCACTACCTTCAAAGCGTGGAGCCACACAGTGCGAGGCTAGGGCTGCTGTAAGGAAAAGGGGCTTTCAAGTGCGCATACGACTCCCTCCAGCCCATACTGTCGAGTGGTTTCGTTTTTTCATTCATCCATTTCCTGCAGTTCCTCGTCAGCGGGACTCGTCTCTCCCACCCCGCACCCTCTCAACTTGCGTTGCGAGTCGTTTGTATTGATGCGCTGATGCTCAAGTGAATCGACGACTGCGCTGCCGTGGTAGAAGCAGGCACCACTCACCTACTCACCCCTACtcacgcgcgcagcggcggatgCGCGTTACATTGCCACGCACATAAGAGAACGCCTACACCGTAATTCGCGCACCGAGACGCCATGCTGTGCTTACCGTGtctgccgccttctcccAAACGCATGTGTGGCCGTTGATGCCAATTGCGGTCTTCAGTCGGtgcccctttttttcccccttttttctttttttgaGGGGGATGTCGCGCTTCTGTGCTTCTCCGTTGAGTCGTCCCTCGTCGGCGTGGTTTGTCACGGTGGCCCACAGCGTCGCTCCTTtgatgtatgtgtgcagAACGGGCAGATGAGTGCCcacggaggggggagggtggtggtgtccTTCGGCTGCACCATGAGGTctttggaggaggagggggggggtgaatgAGCGTACACAAACGCACGGGCGCGATGGAAAAGCAAAGCAGAGATAGTCTGGAGAAAGGACGTGTGGCCGCTTACTCTCCACTCAGATGGTCGGTGGATAACGGAGGAAACTGCAACGGCAGAAGCGTTGTATGTGCAGAAGTGGAATGAACAGCCGGTGTTCTTTGTTTCACGTTTCCCTGT
This DNA window, taken from Leishmania panamensis strain MHOM/PA/94/PSC-1 chromosome 34 sequence, encodes the following:
- a CDS encoding hypothetical protein (TriTrypDB/GeneDB-style sysID: LpmP.34.4500); translation: MAKLEQRALQKPRGNPKHKLDALSARMSAKQRWNKKMREKERIQRVRNLSQQLKDEINAEQKRAAEARKANQQRKIDNEKKNMVVQNIKNEKAIRKLSPKHRRAARIFMLHELN
- a CDS encoding protein phosphatase, putative (TriTrypDB/GeneDB-style sysID: LpmP.34.4510) — its product is MNTQCCTPPSMGGGDDLFLASCQYQLFANEEEDQEVENTALQTSVTIRPSDSFPRLVQSYSSEEIPPSGLLDTNVELPSPPRLPRSPRRAFQPISINLPGDSCFGRTTFQGCSVEATASDNITNTLWPPPTTSTQPTSASTVAPAANVGATHLQTPEVQRTNHTVTTPNIIGQLLYTPQIPPVCQAWRTNLDAELDTVSRRWAPDQMPSITMLIDNALYVGGFPDSQTVSQLHALGIRHIVNCCAQDIRTVPEVASSFHLHNLESFDTEEYLILHRNYDVFAGLISTILEKGERVFVHCVAGVNRSVVLCAAYLMERLSLNPVEAIRVFRTNGRTRILDNKGFRHQLVDHYLQSVEPHSARLGLL